The Populus trichocarpa isolate Nisqually-1 chromosome 11, P.trichocarpa_v4.1, whole genome shotgun sequence genome has a segment encoding these proteins:
- the LOC7460809 gene encoding uncharacterized protein LOC7460809, producing the protein MLENEENNENAAFVSLCGDIDLTAFSENPNLKDTWAPQVCDMLENEENNENAEFGVKEVEYIQAEVKIIKCLVENIVVDISFNQLGGLFTLCFLEKVSALS; encoded by the exons ATGCTGGAGAATGAGGAGAATAATGAAAATGCTGCCTTTGTTTCTTTATGTGGGGATATTGACTTAACAGCCTTCAGTGAGAATCCAAATTTGAAAGACACATGGGCTCCTCAGGTTTGTGATATGCTGGAGAATGAGGAGAATAATGAAAATGCTGAATTCGGAGTGAAGGAGGTTGAGTACATTCAAGCAGAG GTGAAGATAATAAAGTGTCTAGTGGAAAACATTGTGGTAGATATTTCATTTAACCAACTTGGTGGACTGTTCACCCTTTGTTTCCTTGAAAAGGTTAGTGCTTTATCCTAG
- the LOC7460810 gene encoding uncharacterized protein LOC7460810, with product MDISTVSPKTPTRNNPMEENHHKKTSSREDIFSFPSTPSTLDQDSDFEFGCLTPDSPSSDPNKSSPADHLFFNGRLLPHSFPVLQQQPATMLFIDNIYRAPSRASSVSSKDSLMSSRSNSTNSSRSSVSSARTSSSDNSERRRLYNITSSQTPLASKAVIAQLYGSSQRWQHIMPVPAAALKRADSRRKSGRILVKEGLSNNKKQIKKGKRDRSGFWRRFFRSFLVACRECHAMEPSTKDDILDGNIKL from the coding sequence ATGGATATAAGCACAGTCTCACCCAAAACTCCCACAAGAAATAATCCCATGGAAGAAAACCACCACAAAAAAACCAGCTCTAGAGAAGACATCTTCTCCTTTCCTAGCACCCCAAGTACTCTAGATCAAGATTCTGATTTCGAGTTCGGTTGTCTAACGCCGGATTCTCCCTCTAGCGATCCAAACAAGAGTTCACCAGCTGATCATCTTTTCTTCAATGGCCGCCTGTTGCCACATTCTTTTCCTGTACTTCAACAACAACCAGCAACTATGCTATTTATTGATAACATTTATCGCGCACCTAGCAGAGCAAGCAGTGTCAGCAGCAAGGATTCCCTCATGTCATCAAGAAGTAATAGCACTAATAGTAGTAGAAGCAGTGTTAGCAGTGCGAGAACAAGCTCAAGTGACAATTCAGAGAGGAGAAGATTGTATAATATTACTAGCAGCCAAACACCCTTGGCTAGTAAAGCTGTTATAGCACAATTATATGGATCTTCTCAAAGGTGGCAACATATCATGCCTGTACCAGCTGCAGCTTTGAAACGCGCGGATTCACGAAGAAAAAGTGGCCGGATTTTGGTGAAAGAAGGGTTGAgcaacaacaagaaacaaataaagaaagggaaaagagaCAGGTCTGGGTTTTGGAGGAGATTTTTCAGGTCATTTTTGGTAGCCTGTAGAGAATGTCATGCCATGGAACCATCCACAAAGGATGACATATTGGACGGAAATATCAAGTtatga